A single genomic interval of Magnetococcus sp. PR-3 harbors:
- a CDS encoding SPOR domain-containing protein has translation MKDESLNWLRIFGVLALVLFMFHPPQEGWSNSTVMPTQKGQNVPPVATHAGGLHTLLLESASRQDMALATLKAAQKIGLEQVWCHKQINMRPPRIQVLAGPYNSSIQAQQVRDWLARRTGIHAMLRVTQYPEVVPNKEMRFKDCQAPGQALPADYPRTQPMGKYLVLVGAFGNRENGTRVLENLLHKNIPARMKMIWQGERSRFHILVGPFSDQLDAEDVVRLIKDETGYTAHYQRIH, from the coding sequence ATGAAAGATGAATCTTTAAACTGGCTGCGCATATTTGGGGTGTTGGCACTGGTGCTATTTATGTTTCACCCCCCTCAAGAAGGGTGGAGTAACAGTACCGTTATGCCGACGCAAAAGGGGCAAAATGTACCACCAGTAGCAACCCATGCCGGTGGTTTGCATACGCTACTTTTAGAGAGTGCCAGCCGCCAAGATATGGCCTTGGCCACCCTTAAAGCAGCCCAGAAAATTGGTCTGGAACAGGTGTGGTGCCATAAACAGATTAACATGCGCCCACCCCGTATTCAGGTATTGGCGGGTCCTTACAACAGCAGCATTCAGGCCCAGCAGGTGCGGGACTGGTTGGCCCGTCGTACAGGTATTCATGCCATGCTCCGGGTGACCCAGTACCCAGAGGTGGTCCCCAACAAAGAGATGCGTTTTAAGGATTGTCAGGCACCAGGGCAGGCGTTGCCTGCGGATTATCCACGCACCCAGCCGATGGGCAAATATCTGGTTTTGGTGGGTGCTTTTGGTAACCGAGAAAATGGTACACGGGTCCTTGAAAATTTGTTGCATAAGAATATTCCCGCCCGGATGAAAATGATCTGGCAGGGAGAGCGCAGTCGTTTTCATATTCTGGTCGGTCCTTTTTCAGACCAGCTGGATGCTGAAGATGTGGTGCGTTTGATCAAAGATGAAACCGGATATACCGCCCACTATCAGCGGATTCACTAA
- the radC gene encoding RadC family protein — protein sequence MAQAKSNHKTKSKEPTLHGGHRDRLRNRFAQEGLDGFEDHQILELALFYALPRRDTNPIAHRLVQRFGSLSAVMEADPVDLASVEGMGETAALFLTLLPALTRRYQHDAATRTKPPLNRADAVRDYLMPLMAGRMEEVFYVLCLDAQCRLLFPALVTEGTVRQAHVHPRQVVELVIRHKAAHVILAHNHPSGNPKASQDDILLTSHLMQALNPIDVHVLDHVIVAGKRVFSFASAGMMPKQQVRS from the coding sequence ATGGCCCAAGCAAAATCAAACCATAAGACCAAGTCCAAAGAGCCCACCCTGCATGGTGGACACCGGGATCGTCTGCGTAACCGTTTTGCCCAAGAAGGGCTGGATGGCTTTGAAGACCATCAAATATTGGAATTGGCACTGTTTTATGCCCTGCCCAGACGGGATACCAACCCCATTGCCCACCGCTTGGTGCAGCGCTTTGGCTCCTTATCGGCGGTGATGGAAGCCGACCCGGTGGATCTGGCTTCGGTCGAAGGCATGGGGGAAACCGCTGCGCTGTTTTTAACCCTGCTACCCGCCCTTACCCGACGCTATCAACACGATGCCGCCACCCGCACCAAACCCCCTTTAAACCGGGCAGATGCCGTACGTGATTACCTGATGCCGTTAATGGCTGGTCGCATGGAGGAGGTCTTTTACGTCCTCTGTTTGGACGCACAGTGTCGCCTGCTGTTTCCTGCCCTGGTCACCGAGGGTACGGTACGGCAGGCCCATGTTCACCCCCGTCAGGTGGTTGAACTGGTCATTCGGCATAAAGCGGCCCATGTCATCCTGGCCCATAACCATCCATCGGGTAATCCCAAGGCTTCACAAGATGATATTCTGCTTACCAGCCATCTCATGCAGGCCTTAAACCCCATTGATGTCCACGTTTTAGACCATGTGATTGTGGCCGGCAAGCGGGTGTTTAGCTTTGCCAGCGCCGGTATGATGCCTAAACAGCAAGTTCGATCGTAA
- the radA gene encoding DNA repair protein RadA, producing MAKVKEQFVCTECGAEFRQWQGKCNACNAWNSLKAFTPAKKGARSAHPKLGVEMEPITLQSVDGGEAPRIQIGISELDRVLGGGLVSGAAILIGGDPGIGKSTLLMGALAKLSKNNKVLYVSGEESLIQLKLRSERLGVDGSNFWVFMENRLEAVEEAVAKQEPDVLVVDSIQTIAGDEIPSAAGTVTQVRECASRMIQWAKRRNMALFLIGHVTKEGQIAGPRILEHMVDTVLYFEGERGHSYRILRAVKNRFGAANEIGVFEMREDGLAQVTNPSELFLSERVGGAAGSVVYAGLEGTRPVLVEIQSLVTPSPLPQPRRTTVGIDTNRLAMLTAVLEKRLGLGLFNHDIFLNVAGGFRVNEPSADLAVSLSLYAALRNISLDSGMVVLGEVGLAGEVRAVSHAATRLKEAEKLGFTRCILPKKSMKGLPEGMQMKLHPVEVIEDAVELLA from the coding sequence ATGGCCAAGGTAAAAGAACAGTTTGTCTGTACCGAATGTGGTGCGGAGTTTCGTCAGTGGCAAGGCAAATGTAACGCCTGCAATGCCTGGAACAGTCTTAAAGCCTTTACCCCAGCTAAAAAAGGGGCGCGCTCGGCCCACCCTAAGCTGGGGGTGGAGATGGAGCCCATCACCTTGCAGAGTGTGGATGGGGGTGAGGCACCGCGTATTCAGATCGGGATCTCTGAGCTTGACCGTGTGTTGGGCGGAGGTTTGGTTTCTGGAGCGGCCATTTTAATTGGGGGTGATCCAGGTATTGGTAAATCCACCCTGTTGATGGGGGCGTTGGCTAAGCTCTCAAAAAACAACAAGGTCCTTTATGTCTCGGGGGAGGAGTCCCTCATTCAGTTGAAGTTACGCTCGGAGCGGCTCGGGGTGGACGGCTCCAACTTTTGGGTCTTTATGGAGAACCGTTTAGAAGCGGTGGAAGAGGCGGTTGCCAAACAGGAGCCCGATGTTTTGGTGGTGGACTCTATTCAAACCATCGCTGGGGATGAAATACCCTCAGCGGCGGGGACGGTGACCCAGGTACGTGAGTGTGCATCACGCATGATCCAATGGGCCAAACGACGCAATATGGCGCTCTTTCTTATTGGGCATGTGACCAAAGAGGGGCAGATTGCAGGTCCTCGTATCCTGGAGCATATGGTGGATACGGTGCTCTATTTTGAAGGGGAGCGGGGCCACAGCTACCGGATTTTACGTGCGGTTAAGAACCGTTTTGGGGCCGCCAATGAAATTGGTGTGTTTGAGATGCGTGAGGATGGTTTGGCACAAGTGACCAACCCCTCAGAGCTGTTTCTCTCAGAACGGGTCGGGGGCGCGGCTGGATCGGTGGTCTATGCAGGGCTGGAGGGTACACGGCCGGTATTGGTTGAAATCCAATCTCTGGTCACCCCAAGCCCCTTACCCCAACCCCGGCGTACCACTGTGGGGATTGATACCAACCGTCTGGCTATGCTGACAGCGGTTTTGGAAAAACGGTTGGGATTGGGCCTGTTTAACCACGATATCTTTTTGAATGTGGCGGGTGGTTTTCGGGTCAATGAGCCTTCAGCAGATTTAGCCGTGTCACTCTCCCTGTATGCGGCCCTGCGTAACATCAGTCTGGACTCAGGCATGGTGGTGTTGGGGGAGGTGGGTTTGGCTGGTGAAGTGCGGGCTGTCTCTCATGCCGCAACCCGCTTGAAAGAAGCGGAGAAACTGGGTTTTACCCGCTGTATTTTGCCCAAGAAGAGCATGAAAGGGTTGCCAGAGGGTATGCAAATGAAGTTGCACCCTGTTGAGGTGATTGAGGATGCCGTGGAGCTGTTGGCTTAA
- the dnaB gene encoding replicative DNA helicase: MEETPPTMDVPPPPLEEPPYPMDAQAEALPPQGMASLETSTAMEQDPDAPKKRATWSREAEQSVLGAVLLDNNVMDSVADSLSPDDFYMGAHRKIYQAMLELMERGEPLDPVVLRQYLERSDELDGVGGPVYLAELVTTVPTAANAKAYARMVRDKALLRSLAQTATEVVENCHGSESPVDQILEEAEQKIFQLGESKDSSRSSYHDMKSIMVPVFEKIESLMEQKSAVTGVPTGFVDLDRQLAGCQPSDLLILAGRPSMGKTALAMNIAANAALHHNEAVGVFSLEMSKEQLAMRMLASEARMDAQAMRIGNIRTNDYQNLTNTATLLSDAPIYIDDTPAISITAMRAKCRRLKRDKGLKLIVIDYLQLMRGSTNTDNRVQEISQISQGLKAIAKEMSVPVIALSQLSRSVEQRPDKRPILSDLRESGSIEQDADVVMFVFREEYYKRDDIDLKGKAEVIVAKQRNGPVGIVNLAFQNQFTRFENFANREEY; this comes from the coding sequence ATGGAAGAGACCCCCCCGACCATGGATGTTCCGCCCCCACCATTGGAGGAGCCCCCGTACCCGATGGATGCTCAAGCAGAAGCGCTGCCTCCTCAGGGTATGGCATCTTTAGAAACCAGCACCGCAATGGAACAGGACCCCGATGCACCCAAAAAGCGTGCAACCTGGTCCCGTGAGGCAGAACAGTCGGTTTTAGGGGCGGTGTTGTTGGATAACAACGTCATGGATTCCGTGGCTGACTCTCTCTCCCCGGATGATTTTTACATGGGTGCGCACCGTAAGATCTATCAGGCGATGTTGGAGCTGATGGAACGGGGTGAACCGCTGGATCCCGTGGTACTGCGTCAATATTTGGAACGGTCCGATGAGCTGGATGGGGTGGGGGGACCGGTCTATTTGGCAGAGTTGGTTACCACCGTACCAACCGCGGCCAACGCCAAAGCCTATGCCCGTATGGTGCGGGATAAGGCACTGTTACGCAGTTTGGCCCAGACCGCCACCGAAGTGGTGGAGAATTGCCACGGGAGTGAATCCCCCGTGGATCAGATTTTGGAAGAGGCCGAGCAGAAGATCTTTCAACTGGGGGAGTCGAAAGACAGCAGCCGGTCCAGCTACCATGATATGAAGAGCATCATGGTGCCGGTGTTTGAAAAAATTGAATCGTTGATGGAGCAAAAGAGTGCGGTCACCGGTGTCCCCACCGGGTTTGTAGATCTGGATCGTCAGTTGGCGGGGTGTCAGCCTTCAGATCTCCTTATTCTGGCTGGGCGTCCTTCCATGGGTAAAACGGCGCTGGCTATGAACATTGCCGCCAATGCCGCCCTACACCATAACGAGGCTGTAGGTGTGTTCTCTCTGGAAATGTCCAAAGAACAGTTGGCCATGCGTATGCTGGCGTCTGAAGCACGGATGGATGCCCAGGCCATGCGGATTGGTAACATCCGTACCAACGATTATCAAAACCTGACCAACACCGCGACTTTGCTCTCAGATGCACCGATCTATATTGATGATACTCCGGCTATTTCCATTACCGCCATGCGGGCCAAATGTCGCCGTTTAAAGCGGGATAAAGGGCTGAAGCTCATTGTGATCGACTACCTACAGTTGATGCGGGGCAGTACCAATACCGATAACCGGGTGCAGGAGATCTCCCAAATTAGTCAGGGTTTAAAGGCCATTGCTAAGGAGATGTCGGTACCGGTTATTGCGCTTTCTCAGCTCTCTCGTTCGGTGGAACAGCGGCCGGATAAACGCCCCATTCTCTCCGATTTGCGGGAATCAGGAAGTATTGAGCAGGATGCGGATGTGGTGATGTTTGTCTTCCGGGAAGAGTACTATAAACGGGATGATATTGATCTAAAGGGTAAGGCCGAAGTGATCGTGGCCAAACAGCGGAATGGTCCCGTGGGTATTGTAAACTTGGCTTTTCAGAACCAATTTACCCGCTTTGAAAACTTTGCCAACCGGGAAGAGTATTAA
- the purF gene encoding amidophosphoribosyltransferase: protein MFDPTDEHFHDECGVFGVFNHPEASNLTYLGLYALQHRGQESSGIVSVKDRIFHTTRGQGLVADVFKKRELDALEGDKAIGHVRYSTTGGSANTRNLQPLVVDTADGGLAIAHNGNLVNGTDMRRILERRGSIFQSTMDTEVIVHLTALSRETKFSDRLVEALQQVQGAYAMVAMDENQIIAVRDPHGLRPLVLGKVGDKGIVVSSETCALNLIEAEFWRDVEPGEMIVIGPDGIHSFFPFQKQKRSFCVFEYIYFARPDSDLDGINVYNARKAIGAKLAEESPVDADVIIPVPDSGVPSALGFSQASGIPFELGIIRNHYVGRTFIEPQQQIRHFGVKIKLNANKQIFEGKRVVLVDDSVVRGTTSRKIVKMVRAAGAREVHVRISSPPTTNPCYYGIDTPTRQELLAASHTVEEMCSYITADSLCYVSTEGLYTALNAKREDYCDACFTGAYPVPFPNQDENEQLTLLKESS from the coding sequence TTGTTTGATCCTACCGACGAACACTTTCATGATGAATGCGGCGTTTTTGGGGTATTTAACCACCCAGAAGCCTCCAACCTGACCTATCTGGGTCTCTATGCCTTGCAGCACCGTGGGCAGGAGTCCTCAGGCATTGTTTCGGTTAAAGATCGCATCTTCCACACAACCCGCGGTCAGGGTTTGGTGGCGGATGTGTTTAAAAAACGGGAACTGGATGCTCTGGAGGGGGATAAGGCCATTGGCCATGTGCGTTACTCCACCACCGGTGGTAGTGCCAACACCCGCAACCTACAGCCCTTGGTGGTGGATACCGCCGATGGCGGTTTGGCCATTGCCCACAACGGCAACTTGGTAAACGGCACCGACATGCGCCGGATACTGGAACGCCGGGGTTCCATTTTTCAATCCACCATGGATACCGAAGTGATTGTGCATTTAACGGCACTCTCTCGGGAAACCAAATTCTCTGACCGTCTGGTTGAGGCCCTGCAGCAAGTCCAGGGTGCTTATGCCATGGTGGCCATGGATGAGAACCAGATCATTGCGGTACGGGACCCCCACGGTCTACGACCCCTGGTCTTGGGTAAGGTGGGGGATAAGGGCATTGTGGTCTCTTCCGAGACCTGTGCACTCAACCTGATCGAAGCTGAGTTCTGGCGGGATGTGGAACCGGGTGAAATGATTGTGATTGGCCCGGATGGCATTCACAGTTTTTTCCCTTTCCAAAAACAGAAGCGCTCCTTCTGTGTCTTTGAGTATATCTACTTTGCCCGCCCTGACTCTGATCTGGATGGGATTAATGTCTACAATGCCCGTAAGGCCATTGGGGCCAAGCTGGCTGAGGAATCGCCAGTGGATGCGGATGTGATCATTCCGGTCCCAGACTCTGGGGTACCCTCGGCATTGGGTTTCTCACAGGCTTCGGGTATTCCCTTTGAGCTGGGTATTATCCGTAACCACTATGTGGGGCGTACCTTCATTGAGCCTCAGCAGCAGATCCGCCACTTTGGTGTTAAGATTAAGTTGAACGCCAATAAGCAGATTTTTGAAGGCAAACGGGTAGTACTGGTGGATGACTCTGTTGTGCGGGGTACCACCAGCCGTAAGATTGTCAAAATGGTGCGGGCTGCTGGTGCACGAGAGGTGCATGTGCGTATCTCCTCTCCTCCAACCACCAATCCCTGTTATTACGGCATTGATACCCCAACCCGGCAGGAGCTATTGGCTGCCAGCCACACGGTTGAGGAGATGTGCAGCTACATCACGGCGGACTCCCTGTGCTATGTCTCGACAGAGGGTCTTTATACGGCGTTGAATGCCAAGCGGGAAGACTATTGTGATGCCTGCTTTACCGGGGCTTACCCGGTTCCTTTTCCCAATCAGGATGAGAATGAGCAGTTGACCCTGCTTAAAGAGTCCTCCTGA
- the alr gene encoding alanine racemase, protein MQNSTPWSHRPTWLEVDMAALRHNLRIARKATGEDVAHFPVIKADGYGTGAIGVAHALEEADGFCVALVEEAEQLRVAGIGKRIMLFSGLYPGLEERAIRARVEPFLSDEVDLDRLWQAAKQIGPIRIHIKVDTGMARLGYHPEAIPELLEKLAGMPELELAGLVSHMACADDRAGPITDHQLAVMAPILEHPFVQEKQLGLSFANSATILGHTQAHYEWVRPGIMIYGASPFHPYTTAAEEGLQPVVKWITHIQRIHTLPKGRSLGYGHTFTAPRQTRIAQLPVGYADGYNRLLSNKGHVLIAGQRCPVVGIVCMDQIAVDITDLPGEIQQGDEVVLLGVQKGAEMTLEEMSNQLQTIPYEILTRIGPRVPRRYREGDVLSSCFG, encoded by the coding sequence ATGCAGAACTCTACCCCATGGTCCCATCGCCCCACCTGGTTGGAAGTGGATATGGCGGCACTACGCCATAATCTACGTATCGCCCGTAAAGCCACAGGGGAAGATGTGGCCCACTTTCCTGTCATTAAAGCGGATGGCTACGGAACCGGTGCCATTGGGGTGGCCCATGCACTGGAAGAGGCCGATGGTTTCTGTGTGGCCTTGGTTGAAGAGGCTGAGCAGTTACGTGTGGCGGGAATTGGCAAACGTATTATGCTCTTTTCCGGGCTCTATCCTGGCTTAGAAGAACGGGCGATCCGTGCGCGTGTCGAGCCTTTTTTAAGTGATGAAGTGGATCTTGACCGGCTCTGGCAGGCTGCCAAACAGATCGGTCCTATCCGTATACATATTAAAGTGGATACCGGCATGGCAAGGTTGGGTTACCACCCTGAGGCCATCCCTGAACTGTTGGAAAAATTGGCGGGTATGCCAGAGCTGGAACTGGCAGGTTTGGTGTCCCATATGGCCTGTGCTGATGATCGGGCAGGCCCCATCACCGACCATCAGCTCGCGGTGATGGCACCGATTCTGGAACACCCCTTCGTTCAAGAAAAACAGCTGGGGCTATCCTTTGCCAACTCAGCGACCATATTGGGGCATACTCAGGCACATTATGAGTGGGTCCGTCCGGGAATTATGATCTATGGGGCTTCACCTTTTCATCCCTACACAACTGCGGCAGAAGAGGGGCTGCAACCTGTGGTGAAATGGATAACCCACATCCAGCGCATCCATACGCTCCCCAAAGGTCGCTCTTTGGGGTATGGCCATACCTTTACAGCACCACGTCAAACCCGTATTGCACAACTTCCTGTGGGTTATGCCGATGGCTACAACCGCCTGCTCAGCAACAAGGGACACGTACTCATTGCCGGGCAACGCTGCCCCGTTGTAGGGATTGTCTGTATGGATCAGATTGCTGTGGATATTACGGATCTGCCGGGGGAGATACAACAGGGGGACGAGGTGGTGCTCTTGGGGGTGCAGAAGGGGGCAGAGATGACATTGGAGGAGATGTCGAACCAGTTACAGACCATCCCTTATGAAATCCTCACCCGTATCGGTCCCAGGGTACCCCGTCGCTACCGCGAAGGGGATGTACTATCAAGCTGTTTTGGTTAA
- a CDS encoding CvpA family protein, translated as MIWFDYLLIFILGSVLLLAASRGFFREVFALLGWVLAFIATTFMSGRLAAHLNPWVADVEMVRILSISLVFITTLMAVWGVGYFLSWAIAPAELNWKDRILGMSFGLVRGMLILLVGFSTLMAFGGPPEAVMKRSIMAQHLAEGAWRLSILQPEDSMLRVYGDERPTRIQTVPVPTWETDERTLEAWLQRPMEAPPAELPAPLLTHKPAENVARLF; from the coding sequence ATGATCTGGTTTGATTATTTGTTGATTTTCATCCTCGGTTCTGTTCTGCTTCTAGCCGCAAGCCGGGGCTTTTTCCGGGAAGTTTTTGCGTTACTGGGCTGGGTCTTAGCTTTTATCGCGACCACGTTTATGAGTGGCCGGTTGGCTGCGCACCTTAACCCATGGGTGGCAGATGTAGAGATGGTACGTATACTCTCCATCTCTTTAGTCTTCATCACCACCTTAATGGCTGTATGGGGTGTGGGTTATTTCCTCAGTTGGGCTATTGCCCCCGCAGAATTGAACTGGAAAGATCGCATCCTGGGGATGAGCTTTGGCTTGGTTCGTGGTATGCTCATCCTCTTGGTGGGTTTTAGCACCTTGATGGCCTTTGGTGGTCCACCAGAGGCGGTGATGAAACGCTCCATTATGGCACAGCATTTAGCAGAGGGTGCGTGGCGGTTGAGCATCTTACAACCGGAAGATTCCATGCTGCGGGTTTATGGGGATGAGCGCCCAACCCGTATCCAAACCGTTCCTGTACCCACTTGGGAGACCGATGAACGGACCTTGGAAGCTTGGCTACAACGGCCCATGGAGGCACCTCCAGCCGAATTGCCAGCACCACTGTTGACCCATAAACCGGCTGAGAATGTGGCACGCCTCTTTTAA
- a CDS encoding arsenate reductase (azurin) large subunit, with protein MPKKPFVTPQDHVPLPPADAAIISTVCDYCIVGCAYLVYRWPEAGPHGGPKAHQNALKLDFPVYPLDGWYAPAQHTIVEHEGKPHHVVIVANPEMKSVNVGGDSSIRGGTLAQKCYRADSPTGDRLKEPMIRVNGQLQPVSWALALDVAAAVGRHVVDTYGSHAYGMKSYSYQYIENTYAITKFAFRHLKTPNFSFHDTPADVTSTPGFRDAGFDNFGPAYQDWKDAETLLICGTDPYETKTILFTQWIMPGIERGQKTIFMIPRKTAGVAHAEARGGLWLDVLPGTDLLVVNAIARIIVQNNWQDRAWIKAWVNDKWGSSSGFGQGTRNTPWQWRTTWGKFQTEGYEDWKTWLLAQPEFTLEQAADISGVDAAKIQRAAELLAKPRKDGSRPKSSIMIEKGFYWSNNTGNTNAISALATLVGAGGRPGQVVGRAGGHQRGMVRAAAYPRNFSPEKVPGRRRRALDVDRYFLQGNTRIAHVIGTTWIQASCGSDQLAEKFKALVTDNPHQVHTLDRDHIIETLKKRADSGGTVVFNQEIYPVEPIGTQLADIVFPAATWGEEPFMRANGERRLRLYDKFYDPPGEAKPDWWIIAQLGKRMGFPGYDWADSNAVAEESSRFSRGSRKDFHMVKVAAHQEGKTLHQKMRELGGEGIQGPVLLNDRGELEGTVRLHDVNRELPATGLTAPNRISKKLTRFNSQTGKINLQKSPWDLFSDYWSWISPKGEELWLTSGRQNERWQSGFDDERKPLLNQRFPENVVEIHPDDAAKRGIESGDYVEVHSDRVPGHEGVGAGVEEDDFRFSELMKAGRIRLTSARVKAVAHVTPQIRPGVLYMDFLRTKNPANTLAGRVPDWISGNYNYKMGVAEITRVGDSPYKHTFQAFSFARRDLA; from the coding sequence ATGCCAAAAAAACCGTTCGTCACCCCTCAGGACCATGTGCCGCTCCCTCCCGCGGATGCGGCGATTATCTCTACCGTCTGTGACTACTGTATTGTGGGTTGTGCCTATTTGGTCTACCGCTGGCCAGAAGCTGGCCCCCATGGTGGACCGAAGGCTCATCAAAATGCCTTGAAGTTGGATTTTCCGGTCTATCCCCTGGATGGCTGGTACGCCCCCGCCCAACACACCATTGTTGAACATGAAGGCAAACCTCACCATGTGGTGATTGTCGCCAACCCCGAGATGAAATCCGTGAATGTAGGGGGGGATTCCAGCATTCGTGGTGGTACCCTGGCCCAAAAGTGCTACCGCGCCGATAGCCCCACGGGGGATCGTCTTAAAGAGCCCATGATCCGGGTGAATGGCCAACTACAGCCGGTCTCCTGGGCGCTGGCATTGGATGTTGCCGCGGCTGTGGGCCGCCATGTGGTGGATACCTATGGTAGCCATGCGTATGGGATGAAGAGCTACTCCTACCAATACATTGAAAACACCTACGCCATCACAAAGTTTGCTTTCCGCCACCTAAAAACCCCCAATTTTTCCTTTCATGACACCCCGGCGGATGTCACCAGCACCCCCGGTTTTCGGGATGCCGGTTTTGATAACTTTGGCCCCGCTTATCAAGATTGGAAGGATGCCGAAACGCTGCTCATTTGTGGAACCGATCCTTATGAGACCAAGACCATTCTCTTCACCCAGTGGATCATGCCAGGTATTGAACGTGGGCAGAAAACCATCTTCATGATCCCCCGAAAAACCGCAGGGGTGGCCCATGCTGAGGCCCGTGGTGGTCTATGGCTGGATGTCCTACCGGGCACCGACCTGCTGGTGGTCAATGCCATAGCCCGTATCATTGTGCAAAACAACTGGCAGGATCGTGCGTGGATCAAAGCGTGGGTCAACGACAAGTGGGGCAGCTCTTCAGGCTTTGGGCAGGGTACCCGCAACACCCCTTGGCAGTGGCGCACCACCTGGGGCAAGTTCCAAACCGAAGGCTATGAGGATTGGAAAACATGGTTGCTGGCCCAACCTGAGTTCACCCTGGAACAAGCCGCTGACATCTCTGGTGTCGATGCCGCTAAAATTCAGCGCGCTGCCGAGCTGTTGGCCAAACCCCGTAAGGATGGCAGCCGTCCCAAAAGCTCCATCATGATTGAAAAGGGGTTTTACTGGTCCAACAATACCGGTAATACCAACGCCATCTCCGCACTGGCCACGCTGGTTGGAGCGGGTGGGCGTCCGGGGCAGGTTGTGGGTCGGGCCGGGGGACATCAACGGGGTATGGTACGGGCCGCCGCCTACCCCCGTAACTTCTCTCCAGAGAAGGTACCAGGCCGCCGCCGTCGCGCGCTGGATGTTGACCGCTATTTTCTACAGGGCAACACCCGTATTGCCCACGTGATCGGTACCACCTGGATACAAGCCTCCTGCGGCTCTGACCAGTTGGCCGAAAAGTTTAAGGCGTTGGTCACCGATAATCCCCACCAAGTACACACGCTGGACCGGGATCATATCATCGAAACCCTAAAAAAGCGGGCCGATTCAGGGGGAACCGTGGTGTTCAACCAGGAGATCTACCCGGTCGAACCCATAGGGACCCAACTGGCAGACATTGTCTTCCCGGCGGCTACCTGGGGCGAAGAGCCCTTTATGCGGGCCAATGGTGAGCGTCGGTTACGTCTCTACGACAAATTTTATGATCCGCCGGGAGAGGCCAAGCCCGATTGGTGGATTATCGCTCAGCTGGGTAAACGCATGGGTTTTCCTGGCTATGACTGGGCTGATAGCAATGCTGTGGCCGAGGAGTCCTCCCGTTTTTCCCGTGGCAGCCGTAAAGATTTTCACATGGTCAAAGTGGCGGCTCACCAGGAAGGCAAAACGCTGCATCAAAAAATGCGTGAACTCGGGGGGGAAGGGATCCAGGGTCCCGTTTTACTTAATGATCGTGGGGAGCTGGAAGGGACCGTTCGACTGCATGATGTCAACCGCGAGCTACCCGCCACAGGTTTGACCGCACCCAACCGCATTTCCAAAAAACTGACCCGCTTCAACAGTCAGACCGGAAAGATCAATTTACAGAAATCCCCCTGGGATCTTTTTTCGGATTACTGGAGCTGGATCTCTCCCAAAGGGGAGGAGCTGTGGTTGACCTCTGGCCGTCAGAACGAGCGTTGGCAATCCGGCTTTGATGATGAACGCAAACCCCTGCTTAACCAGCGCTTTCCAGAAAATGTGGTGGAGATCCACCCTGATGATGCCGCCAAACGGGGTATTGAGAGCGGCGATTATGTGGAGGTCCATTCCGACCGTGTACCCGGTCATGAAGGGGTGGGCGCTGGTGTAGAGGAGGATGATTTCCGCTTCTCCGAACTGATGAAAGCAGGCCGTATACGCTTGACCAGCGCCCGCGTTAAAGCGGTTGCCCACGTGACACCACAGATTCGCCCAGGTGTGCTCTATATGGATTTTCTTCGCACCAAAAATCCTGCCAACACCTTGGCCGGGCGTGTGCCAGACTGGATCAGTGGTAACTACAACTACAAGATGGGGGTAGCAGAGATCACCAGGGTTGGTGACTCCCCTTACAAACACACCTTCCAGGCCTTCTCCTTTGCCCGCCGGGATCTGGCCTAA
- a CDS encoding arsenate reductase (azurin) small subunit, with product MSQPNHRCILSRRDFLFASALTVTTVTLPLGCAPHAPRVQARIGHYPRQRIGSLKDLTTSQPQTFRYPDNEAHSNNILVKLGTRAGGGVGAEEDIVAFNLTCSHQGGRLKNTFKADNFSLGPCPFHLTSFDLTRHGMLITGQATQSLPQIVLELEGDEIMATGVLGLIYGRHQNRLEG from the coding sequence ATGAGCCAGCCTAATCATCGCTGCATTCTCTCCCGGCGGGATTTTTTGTTTGCCTCGGCTTTAACCGTAACCACGGTTACCCTGCCCCTGGGCTGCGCCCCCCATGCACCCCGTGTACAGGCCCGCATCGGTCACTATCCCCGTCAACGCATCGGATCGCTGAAGGATCTCACGACCAGCCAGCCACAGACTTTCCGCTATCCAGACAACGAGGCCCACAGCAATAATATATTGGTCAAGCTAGGTACACGGGCTGGTGGCGGTGTTGGGGCAGAGGAGGATATTGTCGCCTTCAACCTCACCTGCTCTCACCAGGGCGGTCGTTTAAAGAACACCTTCAAGGCCGACAACTTCAGCCTGGGCCCCTGCCCTTTTCATCTCACCAGCTTTGACCTAACCCGCCACGGCATGCTGATCACAGGACAAGCCACCCAGAGCCTACCCCAAATTGTTTTGGAACTGGAGGGGGATGAGATTATGGCCACCGGTGTATTGGGGCTGATCTATGGCCGACATCAAAATAGGCTTGAGGGGTAA